The segment GTCGACCATATATTATAGTCTACTTTATGTGTATACCGTGAAACACTCAGTGTCAGAATCAAGAACAGGATCATCTCACTTTACTCttgaccttgtgtgtgtgtgtgtgtgtgtgtgtgtgtgtgtgtgtgtgtgtgtgtgtgcgtgtgcgtgtgtgtgtgtgtgtgtgtgtgtgtgtgtgtgccagcagGCCTACTTAGCAGGCCCATTGACATTAAAGACAAGTAAACAGACGCTGCAGACGGGGCcagaggagggggtgggggttcACCATTGGTTGATGGAGGCTGTGAAGTCAGTTTCTCCTCCCCGGTAGTAAAGATGACGTAGTAAatcagactctctctctctctttgataCAGGCATACTGGCTTGACCATTGCTCAGTATCAACTAGCCAGTAGTGTTGACCCAATGCCTGCCCAGACTGGTCCTGCCTTGCCAAACGGCTCTGGGGCTGGCAGCTGCGAACTGACCTgcagaggaggatgagaggaagtACTGAGGGAAAAAAGAAGGAATACGCACTGTGAGTCTCTccgagaagaggaagaggaggaaggaataAGCGCTGTGACTTTATAACGAGGAGAAGAAGTGGCAGAGGAACAATGAGCTGTATGGACAGAACTGAGCGGCCAGCAGGATAGACAGGACTAGCCCGGGTCTAGCCTACTGTTGCACGGAATTCCGCCTCTCACGGTCGGACTCGGTGGGTTGTTTCTGTCGGGGGCCGATGGGGAGATTATTCAAGATGCAAACATCTGCTCCGGACAACCGTTAAACAGCGAAGtcgagtctgctgcagctgcagcatccGAGAAGGAcccctgcgtgtgtgtgtgtgtgtgtgtgtgtgtgtgcgtgtgtgtgtgtgtgtgtgtgtgtgtgtgtgtgtgtgtgtgtgtgtgtgtgtgtcactatgAGTCTGGTCTCGGGCTTCCCTCACCACCCGGTCATGCACCACCACGACAGCCACCACTACTCCTTGCATGCGGCAGCGGCCGGACGGTGTCACGAGGACACCGGGGCTCCTCAGTACTTTACGAGCTGGCTGATAAGCCATGCGGATATGTCTCCCACCGAGTACAGCCTCGCGCCCGGCTACAGCCCCGAGTACCATGGCAACAGCGGCAGCGGGTCTACAGGCGGCCTGGAcccccaccatcaccaccaccaccaccactatgGACCCGGCGGCTTGGTACCGGGGGCCGGCACCATCTCAGTGAACGGAGCCCCAGTCGGTATGCACCACCACACACACCCTCGGACCGTGAAGCGGAGACCCACGGCCAACCGCAAGGAGAGGCGGCGGACCCAAAGCATCAACTCGGCCTTCGCGGAGCTGAGGGAGTGTATCCCTAACGTCCCGGCCGACACCAAGCTGTCCAAGATCAAGACACTGCGGCTGGCCACCAGCTACATCTCCTACCTGATGGACATCTTGGACAAGGACGGACAACACGGAGACACGCAGGCTTTCAAGGCCGAGCTGAAAAAGACGGAGGCTCGGGAGGAACGGAGGAAGAGAGAAGCGGTAAGAGCATCTGACACACTCCTAAATAGCCAGCCATGTTGGTCCTGAAAGTTTTTTTGGAATAACAGGAAAGTAAATAACTTCTTCAGACAGCTTCGTTGATCTGTATGAATGTCCAGTATGTAGACCATAACCCATAATAAGGCTAGCTAGCTTAATGTAAAAACACGGACAGTAGCCTAGCTGCCGTTAAAATGTTGCCGTGTTTATTTGGGGGAAGTATAGGCAACAGTTAAATTACCTATAGGCCTTTAACCAATCTTCATTTCGACATACAGGCTACATATTACTGACTCATTGTACAGACCAATAGTGAGGAAAAAGAAACGAGACAACAGCCTGTAACTATTGAGAGTTCAGTGGATAATGTAGCTTTTATGGACTTGCTGTGAtggaggacacacacatatactataGCTTAGCTTTAAAATACAAGTGGATTGTACACTCTCAACGTGTGGAATTGTTGTCaggcttttctttctttttttcttttttaacatgaCCTAAATTCACGGGGCGCGAGGAAGGTTTTAAAGGGAGAAAATGATACATTGTTGCTATTCTGTAAATAagtattcagtgtttcttttaaTGGTTTATCTCACAAAGATTAACGACTAGAGGTCACAGGTGACTATCCTGTCAACATCTTCTCTTCGTTAGCTCTTCTTATAGTCAAACAGGCAGGGTTCAGGAGCAGATTCAGGATTAATATGACAACTGAGGAGCCTATAGAAAAGAACATGTTGGTCTTATTTTTCGAGTAAATTCGCCATAttggttttttttggacatCTAAACGTGTCATTAAGTCTCATATTAGAGCAAAATGGACTCCGTATCcattaagaaataaaacatttaaaataaataaaatcagatttcGTGTAGGTAGAGCATACTGGATAGAATTTATAGAATGTAGTTTAacttaatttacaaaaaaacccatttgATTACAAATCAATTTTGCATAGCGTATAATCCACAAAATGGAACTTAATTTTGCCTTATTCTACTTTTGCTCGCTTGtagaaagttatttttttccttcgAACCTGTGAAGAGCGCTATGAACAAATTGTTTCAATAAAGAAAAGATTCGTAATCAAAATAAAGGGCTGCTTTGTGAATTATATTGAATCCAGCAAGGCTAAATTTAAAAGGTCATGGGTCACTGGCCATCACTGACTTTAAGAAGGTTGTGGGTCATTAAGTTAGCGGCTCTAATGTGACCAAGATATAAATATAAGTGTTGAATATTTTGCCGAATGTGTGCTCAGTTATTTGGGAGACGGTAAAGATGGAAGGACTGTATATAGGCCCATACTTATTCgctcataataataataataataataataaaaataataataatgataataataataataataatatggaCCACATGGgaacctttttattttcaatatgattattttataataatataaactcTAATATCTTGTAATATCATTCAAGTACCTGCAACCGTCATCCATTAAGGCTATGCAGGTAGGACCATTACAAGCCATCACTGTAGACTGTGACACCTACATGTAGGCCTCCAAAACGGGACAATAAATGACAAAGATGTGACAATACAGACAATATTTTGTCCTCTTTGACTGAGCAAGGAGGGTAGAGAGCTAGTATAAACCCAGCTAAAGACAACCAGGCTTACACaggaggggaaaaagaaaacagcaacacaggCTTTTCCTGTGCAGgaattacacacacatgcacacaaatggaGGGTAATCTTATAGCCCCATTTATGTGAGGAAGGAATTTAAA is part of the Thunnus albacares chromosome 3, fThuAlb1.1, whole genome shotgun sequence genome and harbors:
- the hand2 gene encoding heart- and neural crest derivatives-expressed protein 2: MSLVSGFPHHPVMHHHDSHHYSLHAAAAGRCHEDTGAPQYFTSWLISHADMSPTEYSLAPGYSPEYHGNSGSGSTGGLDPHHHHHHHHYGPGGLVPGAGTISVNGAPVGMHHHTHPRTVKRRPTANRKERRRTQSINSAFAELRECIPNVPADTKLSKIKTLRLATSYISYLMDILDKDGQHGDTQAFKAELKKTEAREERRKREAVEIPKTTSSSSSSSSSSSSSSSAGDKKTKGRTGWPQHVWALELKQ